The Chryseobacterium phocaeense genome includes the window AAATCAGCGCATCCTTTAATCCGGTATTAACACCCTGGCCGGCAAAAGGAGGCATCATATGAGCAGCATCCCCAACCAATGTGATTGGAAATGGACGGGAACCGTTCCACGACTGTTTCAGCGGAAATTTTCTTGTCGGAAGACACCAGAAATTAGATGTAGAATGAAGTAATACCTTAAAACGGTCATCCCAATCTGTAAATCTGCTTAAAAAAAAATCACGGATAAGAAGCGTATCACGGCATTCCGGAACCTGTATATCATTTGGACTTTCAGGCCTTTTCAAAATAACACCGTAAGTCATAGTACCGTTATTGCAGGGATTTACGACAATTAAATTACCACGATAGGCAGCCATATTAGAGATAAAATAACTAATGGCAGAAGAACTGATCTGCAGATTGCTCATGGCACTCGAAAAACGCAATGAAAAGCATCTTTATCCCCTAAATGTTCAGGATGTGGAAACTAAACAGATCTTTGGCGACAGCCTGTTTAGTTATTTTCTAAATACCAGGAATTATCTTCAAAGAACACACCGGAATAAATCCTAAAAAATACAGCCTGGCGGATCTCAGGAAGAGCACAACCAAATAACCTGAATCTGGAGATATTTCTATTTTTAAGAAATTTTATCATCAGATTTTGAAACCTTTGTCTAAATAGGAATGTCTGTCAGTAACTTCCAGCCTCCATCTTCCATCTTCCAACTCTTAAATAATCAGCTTAAATAATTTCCTGTTAATTTTTCCAAACACTCAATAAAAATCCTTTATTTAACGATAAAACTTGAGTATTTTTGGAGCGCTAAATGCCAAAATAAAATGAAAATTAAAACTCCTCTTTATATGGGGCTCATGATCGGAGCTGCTTCCATTCCTGTTTCCGCACAGACCCCGGCACAGATAAAT containing:
- a CDS encoding FAD-dependent oxidoreductase codes for the protein MRFSSAMSNLQISSSAISYFISNMAAYRGNLIVVNPCNNGTMTYGVILKRPESPNDIQVPECRDTLLIRDFFLSRFTDWDDRFKVLLHSTSNFWCLPTRKFPLKQSWNGSRPFPITLVGDAAHMMPPFAGQGVNTGLKDALILSEQLTAGNHKTLNDAIESYEKEMFVYASEAQFASNKNEVEMREADFSFERLIMG